A region from the Nocardioides exalbidus genome encodes:
- a CDS encoding winged helix-turn-helix transcriptional regulator — MALGTDYPRQDCGIARSLELVGERWTLLILRDCFLGVRRFSDLQAHLDVSRAVLAARLDALVAAGLLARVGEGHASYELTPDALDLWPVLHGLAQWGDGQTSPGRPRRTFHHVVDDAECGVLGADGRCTTCDAAPRPADVETRPGPGADPFLRDDPVSRALRVPHRLLEPLVTR; from the coding sequence ATGGCACTCGGCACCGACTATCCGCGGCAGGACTGCGGCATCGCCCGCTCGCTGGAGCTGGTGGGCGAGCGCTGGACCCTGCTGATCCTGCGCGACTGCTTCCTCGGGGTTCGTCGCTTCTCCGACCTCCAGGCCCACCTCGACGTGTCACGCGCCGTCCTCGCAGCGCGGCTCGACGCCCTCGTCGCCGCCGGCCTCCTCGCCCGGGTCGGCGAGGGCCATGCGTCCTACGAGCTGACGCCCGACGCGCTCGACCTCTGGCCGGTCCTGCACGGGCTCGCCCAGTGGGGAGACGGGCAGACCAGCCCGGGTCGCCCGCGACGGACGTTCCACCACGTCGTGGACGACGCCGAGTGCGGGGTCCTCGGCGCCGACGGTCGCTGCACCACCTGCGACGCGGCTCCGCGCCCGGCCGACGTCGAGACACGGCCCGGCCCGGGGGCCGACCCGTTCCTGCGCGACGACCCGGTCTCCCGTGCCCTGCGCGTGCCCCACCGGCTGCTGGAACCGCTCGTCACCCGCTGA
- a CDS encoding MFS transporter has product MSPRRTLATASLGTVAVLVAFTAPLANFNETVAGLGAGHRGGTWVLSSMSIGLGAFLLTAGRLADDYGRRRWFVLGSLLLGLASLAGAASTDVTAFVASRVAAGAGGAAVVAAGLGMIAHAHPDPLARGRATGVWGASVGAGIAIGPLLGNYLSSLHSWRDVYVVLGVAGLALAVAGRGCPESRSDHRARLDLAGVVLMALGTASLLAGLTEGRAGWARPVTVVLLAAGAAMLVAFVVVEGRSTHPMLDLGLLRRPAFRAVNIAGLATGAGIIALMSYVSGFVGSALGISATTAAWLMLAWSLPSVVTAFAARRLPEAWSGRARMSGALAVITVGQLLVLGVGTGSGPARFVPGLLLAGVATGVLNAAMGRESVASVPPGQAGLGSGANNTARYLGSALGVTVVSVVAAPAGAVTAQGLVDGWHRAVLVTALVSLVGAVGVALLGERAPRPQPASVLSER; this is encoded by the coding sequence GTGTCGCCTCGCCGCACCCTCGCGACCGCCTCCCTCGGCACGGTCGCCGTCCTCGTGGCCTTCACCGCACCGCTGGCCAACTTCAACGAGACCGTCGCCGGGCTCGGTGCCGGACACCGCGGTGGCACGTGGGTGCTGAGCTCGATGAGCATCGGGCTCGGTGCGTTCCTGCTCACCGCCGGCCGGCTGGCCGACGACTACGGACGCCGGCGCTGGTTCGTGCTGGGCTCCCTGCTCCTCGGGCTCGCGTCGCTGGCAGGTGCCGCCTCCACGGACGTGACCGCCTTCGTCGCGTCCCGCGTCGCTGCCGGTGCCGGCGGCGCAGCCGTGGTCGCGGCCGGGCTCGGGATGATCGCCCACGCGCATCCCGACCCCCTCGCCCGTGGCCGTGCCACCGGGGTGTGGGGTGCGAGTGTCGGCGCCGGCATCGCGATCGGCCCGCTGCTCGGCAACTACCTGAGCTCGCTCCACTCCTGGCGCGACGTCTACGTCGTCCTGGGCGTCGCCGGCCTCGCCCTCGCGGTCGCCGGTCGGGGATGCCCGGAGTCGCGCTCGGACCACCGGGCCAGGCTCGACCTCGCGGGTGTCGTGCTGATGGCGCTCGGCACCGCGTCGCTGCTCGCCGGGCTGACCGAGGGGCGCGCCGGGTGGGCGCGTCCGGTCACCGTGGTGCTGCTGGCAGCCGGCGCGGCGATGCTCGTGGCGTTCGTCGTCGTCGAGGGCCGCTCGACCCATCCGATGCTCGACCTCGGCCTGCTGCGCCGCCCGGCCTTCCGCGCGGTGAACATCGCCGGCCTGGCCACGGGTGCCGGGATCATCGCGCTGATGTCGTACGTCTCCGGGTTCGTGGGCTCCGCCCTCGGCATCTCGGCGACGACCGCGGCCTGGCTGATGCTGGCGTGGTCGCTGCCGAGCGTCGTCACGGCGTTCGCGGCCCGCCGGCTCCCGGAGGCGTGGAGCGGTCGTGCGCGGATGTCGGGTGCCCTCGCGGTCATCACCGTGGGGCAGCTGCTCGTGCTGGGCGTCGGCACCGGGAGCGGCCCGGCGAGGTTCGTGCCCGGCCTGCTGCTGGCCGGCGTGGCGACGGGCGTCCTCAACGCCGCGATGGGTCGCGAGAGCGTCGCGAGCGTGCCTCCCGGCCAGGCGGGCCTCGGCAGCGGGGCCAACAACACCGCCCGCTACCTCGGCTCGGCGCTCGGCGTCACCGTGGTCTCGGTCGTCGCTGCTCCCGCCGGCGCCGTCACCGCGCAGGGCCTGGTCGACGGCTGGCACCGCGCCGTCCTCGTCACGGCGCTGGTCTCGCTCGTCGGGGCCGTCGGCGTCGCGCTGCTCGGCGAGCGGGCACCGCGACCCCAGCCTGCGAGCGTGCTGTCCGAGCGGTGA
- the cphA gene encoding cyanophycin synthetase — protein sequence MSERPTPDLEIVETRVYRGANVWSYDKSIHLVVDLGSLEQFPTNTIPGFTDDLVAMLPGLREHSCSRGRRGGFLERLHEGTWLGHVAEHVALALQQLVGHDIRRGKTRQVKGEVGRYNIIYGYIDENVGLSAGRLAVRLVNHLVEGDPEFDWETERDDFIRRAERTAFGPSTQAIVDEAVSRDIPWIRLNQYSLVQLGQGVHAKRIRATMTSETSSIAVDIASDKDLTTKLLGAAGLPVPKQDNVRSEDGAVAAARRIGFPVVLKPLDGNHGRGVCLDLQDEADVRAAFPIAAEQSRRGNVIVESFVTGKDYRCLIIDGRMVAIAERVPASVTGDGTSTVQELVDLTNADPRRGVGHEKVLTRIKVDDAAVEVLADQGHTLDSIPAEGEMVKLALTGNMSTGGISIDRTFEAHPENVEIAEEAARMVGLDIAGIDFICPDITQPVRETGGAICEVNAAPGFRMHTHPTIGEPQFIAKPVVDMLFPPGATSRIPIVAVTGTNGKTTTSRMISHIFKGMGRKVGMTSTDGVVIDERLVIRADASGPRSARMVLQNPRVDFAVFEVARGGILREGLGYERNDVAVVLNVQPDHLGMRGIDTVEQLADVKAVIVEAVPRDGHAVLNADDPLVREMRRKCSGQVVWFSMEEPGSEVREMIDAHCRRGGKAIVLNPSDRGEMMVVQHGRREMQLAWTHLLPATFNGRARMNVQNSLAAAAAAFAAGAPLHDIRQGLRTFSTNYYLSPGRLNEVEVNGVNVIVDYCHNAPGMKMLGDFVDRVGESLESSHDLARPSRIGIIATAGDRRDQDMVELGQIAAQHFDVCIVREDVALRGRERGATAALVMEGVQAAMADGARCKQAELVLEEIEAVRHAMSRANRGDLVVVCVDKHAEVMTELENWSDQAYAGAGASSDAPAADPDFIPTPGA from the coding sequence ATGAGCGAGCGACCCACCCCGGACCTCGAGATCGTCGAGACGCGCGTCTACCGCGGAGCCAACGTCTGGTCCTACGACAAGTCGATCCACCTCGTGGTCGACCTCGGCTCGCTCGAGCAGTTCCCGACCAACACGATCCCCGGCTTCACCGACGACCTCGTCGCGATGCTGCCCGGCCTGCGCGAGCACTCCTGCTCCCGCGGTCGCCGGGGCGGCTTCCTCGAGCGGCTCCACGAGGGCACCTGGCTCGGCCACGTCGCCGAGCACGTCGCGCTCGCGCTGCAGCAGCTCGTCGGCCACGACATCCGCCGCGGCAAGACGCGCCAGGTCAAGGGCGAGGTCGGCCGCTACAACATCATCTACGGCTACATCGACGAGAACGTCGGCCTCTCCGCGGGCCGGCTCGCGGTCAGGCTGGTCAACCACCTCGTCGAGGGCGACCCGGAGTTCGACTGGGAGACCGAGCGCGACGACTTCATCCGCCGCGCCGAGCGCACGGCCTTCGGTCCGTCGACGCAGGCGATCGTCGACGAGGCGGTGTCGCGCGACATCCCGTGGATCCGGCTCAACCAGTACTCCCTCGTCCAGCTGGGCCAGGGCGTCCACGCCAAGCGGATCCGCGCCACGATGACCTCCGAGACGTCGTCGATCGCCGTCGACATCGCCTCCGACAAGGACCTCACGACCAAGCTCCTCGGCGCCGCAGGGCTGCCGGTCCCCAAGCAGGACAACGTGCGCAGCGAGGACGGCGCGGTGGCCGCGGCCCGCCGCATCGGCTTCCCGGTGGTGCTCAAGCCGCTCGACGGCAACCACGGCCGCGGGGTGTGCCTCGACCTGCAGGACGAGGCCGACGTACGCGCCGCGTTCCCGATCGCGGCCGAGCAGTCGCGCCGTGGCAACGTCATCGTCGAGTCCTTCGTCACCGGCAAGGACTACCGCTGCCTGATCATCGACGGCCGGATGGTCGCGATCGCCGAGCGGGTGCCCGCGTCGGTGACCGGCGACGGCACGTCGACGGTGCAGGAGCTCGTCGACCTGACCAACGCCGACCCGCGCCGAGGTGTCGGCCACGAGAAGGTGCTGACCCGGATCAAGGTCGACGACGCCGCCGTCGAGGTGCTCGCCGACCAGGGGCACACCCTCGACTCGATCCCGGCCGAGGGCGAGATGGTGAAGCTCGCGCTGACCGGCAACATGTCGACCGGCGGCATCTCGATCGACCGCACCTTCGAGGCGCACCCGGAGAACGTCGAGATCGCGGAGGAGGCCGCCCGGATGGTCGGCCTCGACATCGCCGGCATCGACTTCATCTGCCCCGACATCACCCAGCCGGTGCGCGAGACCGGGGGTGCGATCTGCGAGGTCAACGCGGCTCCGGGGTTCCGGATGCACACGCACCCGACGATCGGCGAGCCGCAGTTCATCGCCAAGCCGGTGGTCGACATGCTCTTCCCACCGGGCGCCACCTCGCGGATCCCGATCGTGGCCGTGACCGGCACCAACGGCAAGACGACCACGAGCCGGATGATCAGCCACATCTTCAAGGGCATGGGCCGCAAGGTCGGCATGACCTCGACCGACGGCGTCGTCATCGACGAGCGCCTCGTGATCCGGGCCGATGCCTCCGGTCCGCGCTCGGCGCGGATGGTCCTGCAGAACCCGCGCGTCGACTTCGCCGTCTTCGAGGTCGCCCGCGGCGGCATCCTGCGAGAGGGCCTCGGCTACGAGCGCAACGACGTCGCCGTGGTCCTCAACGTCCAGCCCGACCACCTCGGCATGCGCGGCATCGACACCGTCGAGCAGCTTGCCGACGTGAAGGCCGTGATCGTCGAGGCGGTGCCGCGCGACGGCCATGCCGTGCTCAACGCCGACGACCCGCTGGTGCGGGAGATGCGCCGCAAGTGCTCGGGCCAGGTCGTGTGGTTCTCGATGGAGGAGCCGGGCAGCGAGGTGCGCGAGATGATCGACGCCCACTGCCGTCGCGGAGGCAAGGCGATCGTGCTCAACCCCAGCGACCGCGGCGAGATGATGGTCGTCCAGCACGGCCGGCGCGAGATGCAGCTGGCGTGGACCCACCTCCTGCCGGCGACCTTCAACGGCCGGGCGCGCATGAACGTCCAGAACTCCCTCGCCGCCGCTGCCGCCGCCTTCGCGGCCGGGGCTCCGCTGCACGACATCCGGCAGGGGCTGCGGACGTTCTCGACGAACTACTACCTCTCCCCCGGCCGCCTCAACGAGGTCGAGGTCAACGGCGTCAACGTCATCGTCGACTACTGCCACAACGCACCCGGCATGAAGATGCTCGGCGACTTCGTGGACCGCGTCGGCGAGTCGCTCGAGTCGTCGCACGACCTCGCCCGGCCGTCACGGATCGGGATCATCGCCACGGCCGGCGACCGACGCGACCAGGACATGGTCGAGCTCGGCCAGATCGCGGCCCAGCACTTCGACGTCTGCATCGTGCGCGAGGACGTGGCGCTGCGCGGCCGTGAGCGGGGTGCCACCGCCGCACTGGTGATGGAGGGCGTGCAGGCCGCGATGGCCGACGGCGCCCGCTGCAAGCAGGCCGAGCTCGTGCTGGAGGAGATCGAGGCCGTGCGCCACGCGATGAGCCGCGCCAACCGCGGCGACCTCGTCGTGGTCTGCGTCGACAAGCACGCCGAGGTGATGACGGAGCTGGAGAACTGGTCCGACCAGGCCTACGCCGGCGCCGGCGCGTCGTCCGACGCACCCGCCGCCGACCCGGACTTCATCCCCACCCCGGGGGCCTGA
- a CDS encoding Mur ligase family protein has protein sequence MTSLVELRILEGPNLYFPRAAVKLTLDVSTITEADDEAVLRFARRISLRSTRPGAAGSGFRQRFALRAVERLVRAIATEAGTRRLAVRVRPTSDPDVLVVAFPWRNRGRARALGEAVAHALDALPAPDVESAVSRAAAEVAAAPRGERPTTIVPTIPVVAVTGTNGKTTTSRMIAHVARTSGLVVGWSNTDGIYRDGVLVEAGDYSGPSGAARAMALDGVELAVTETARGGILLKGIGITRNDVSVVTNVTADHLGLQGIDTVDQLAEVKSVVPRITKKDGWAVLNGDDPRVLAMRSVISAQPWIFSRDPDSPAVREVLSHGGGRATTVIDGWITVLRPGADPDPLVELVDVPMTLAGLSRFNIENALAAASAALAIGLDRADVVEGLRSFRPDAEHNPGRMNFFSMPHDVSVVMDLAHNEAGLEALLEIMGGVRRPGARLLLGLGAVGDRTDELIDALGEIGAKGSDVVAIGHKAHYLRGRTTTEIDDLLRAGAARVGVTDIDTYETEVECLAALVARAEAGDVVGLMCHAERQQAYDWIAAHGGTADSPEVLSAKVRAAAT, from the coding sequence GTGACCTCACTCGTCGAGCTCCGGATCCTCGAAGGACCCAACCTCTACTTCCCGCGCGCCGCGGTGAAGCTGACCCTCGACGTCTCGACGATCACCGAGGCCGACGACGAGGCCGTGCTGCGCTTCGCGCGGCGGATCTCGCTGCGCTCGACCCGGCCGGGCGCGGCCGGCTCCGGGTTCCGCCAGCGGTTCGCGCTGCGTGCGGTCGAGCGACTGGTCCGGGCGATCGCGACCGAGGCCGGCACCAGGCGGCTCGCCGTGCGGGTGCGGCCCACGTCCGACCCCGACGTGCTCGTGGTCGCCTTCCCGTGGCGCAACCGCGGTCGGGCCAGGGCGCTGGGCGAGGCGGTCGCGCACGCGCTCGACGCGCTCCCCGCACCCGACGTCGAGTCGGCGGTGAGCCGGGCGGCCGCGGAGGTCGCGGCCGCACCGAGGGGGGAGCGGCCCACCACGATCGTCCCCACCATCCCGGTCGTCGCGGTGACCGGCACCAACGGCAAGACCACGACCAGTCGGATGATCGCCCATGTCGCGCGCACGAGCGGCCTGGTGGTCGGCTGGTCCAACACCGACGGCATCTACCGCGACGGCGTGCTGGTGGAGGCCGGCGACTACTCCGGTCCGTCCGGCGCCGCGCGGGCGATGGCCCTCGACGGCGTCGAGCTCGCCGTCACCGAGACCGCGCGTGGCGGCATCCTGCTGAAGGGCATCGGCATCACCCGCAACGACGTGTCCGTCGTGACCAACGTGACGGCCGACCACCTCGGCCTGCAGGGGATCGACACCGTCGACCAGCTCGCGGAGGTGAAGTCGGTCGTCCCGCGCATCACGAAGAAGGACGGCTGGGCGGTGCTCAACGGCGACGACCCGCGCGTGCTCGCGATGCGGTCGGTCATCTCCGCGCAGCCGTGGATCTTCAGCCGCGACCCCGACTCGCCCGCGGTGCGCGAGGTGCTCAGCCACGGCGGCGGTCGCGCCACGACGGTCATCGACGGCTGGATCACCGTCCTGCGCCCCGGCGCCGACCCCGACCCGCTGGTCGAGCTGGTCGACGTACCCATGACGCTGGCCGGCCTGTCGCGCTTCAACATCGAGAACGCGCTCGCGGCCGCCTCCGCGGCCCTCGCCATCGGGCTGGACCGCGCCGACGTCGTCGAGGGCCTCCGGTCGTTCCGGCCGGACGCCGAGCACAACCCGGGCCGGATGAACTTCTTCTCGATGCCGCACGACGTCTCCGTCGTGATGGACCTCGCCCACAACGAGGCCGGGCTCGAGGCGCTGCTCGAGATCATGGGAGGCGTACGACGTCCCGGTGCCCGGCTGCTGCTCGGCCTCGGTGCCGTGGGCGACCGGACCGACGAGCTCATCGACGCGCTGGGCGAGATCGGGGCGAAGGGCAGCGACGTCGTCGCGATCGGGCACAAGGCGCACTACCTGCGCGGCCGCACGACGACGGAGATCGACGACCTGCTCCGGGCCGGTGCGGCGCGCGTGGGCGTGACGGACATCGACACCTACGAGACCGAGGTCGAGTGCCTCGCGGCACTGGTGGCGCGCGCCGAGGCCGGCGACGTGGTCGGCCTGATGTGCCACGCCGAGCGGCAGCAGGCCTACGACTGGATCGCCGCGCACGGTGGCACGGCCGACAGCCCCGAGGTGCTCTCGGCGAAGGTCCGGGCGGCTGCCACGTGA
- a CDS encoding class I SAM-dependent methyltransferase — protein MSAARDDEARSAAAGWAGFYDWLAPDYDDWADRVGWSANDAARALLAPLGLAPDRVLDLGAGTGLTARMLASLYPGAELTLVDVSPAMVEQARQAFPSAELVVADAAGFLRDTPGQWDLVVVVGVLELVPDMFEVLERAATHLVPSGHLLASHEPIVPGPTVQATGVSVVRGGYRVQRFERAEVARRAATYGLRQVATSDVVAFHREGDGSEALDELVVWTRDA, from the coding sequence GTGAGCGCTGCACGTGACGACGAGGCCCGCAGCGCCGCAGCCGGCTGGGCCGGGTTCTACGACTGGCTCGCGCCCGACTACGACGACTGGGCGGACCGCGTCGGGTGGAGCGCCAACGACGCAGCGCGCGCGCTCCTCGCGCCGCTCGGGCTCGCCCCGGACCGCGTCCTGGACCTCGGCGCGGGCACGGGCCTGACGGCCCGGATGCTGGCGTCGCTCTACCCGGGCGCCGAGCTGACGCTCGTCGACGTGTCGCCGGCCATGGTCGAGCAGGCGAGGCAGGCATTCCCGTCGGCCGAGCTCGTCGTCGCGGACGCCGCCGGCTTCCTGCGCGACACCCCGGGGCAGTGGGACCTGGTCGTCGTCGTCGGCGTCCTCGAGCTGGTCCCCGACATGTTCGAGGTGCTCGAGCGCGCCGCCACCCACCTCGTCCCGAGCGGCCACCTGCTGGCGAGCCACGAGCCGATCGTGCCCGGGCCGACGGTCCAGGCCACCGGGGTCAGCGTCGTCCGCGGTGGCTACCGCGTGCAGCGCTTCGAGCGCGCCGAGGTCGCGCGGCGGGCGGCGACCTACGGCCTGCGCCAGGTCGCGACGAGCGACGTCGTCGCCTTCCACCGCGAGGGTGACGGCAGCGAGGCGCTCGACGAGCTCGTCGTGTGGACGCGAGACGCCTGA
- a CDS encoding tyrosine-type recombinase/integrase → MNTLLPFQPDAMTPAQLAAVSYLDRYSGHTHTLYSSQLRRWFAWCETNRLDPLIRIQRAHIDLYIRHLGQAGLMASSVVTSMHAVRGYFRYAHIDGLIVADPAVDARLPKLYRDESRIQGLDRLELIRFLQVAQTLTVHHGALAFLLGINALRASEAAAVRIEDYVETLRGHRVIHLVGKGDKPATMPITFPVLRVLEACRVDRTEGRLILRPVSGNPIDRRDVYRMVARIAKAAAIPRHTSPHSLRHAAIGNAFDAGVPLRDAQILARHSDPRTTEHYDRARGNLDRHGVHFLTAYVAGV, encoded by the coding sequence ATGAACACGCTGCTTCCGTTCCAACCCGACGCCATGACACCTGCGCAGCTTGCTGCAGTGTCGTACCTCGATCGCTACTCCGGGCACACCCACACGCTGTACTCATCCCAGCTGCGGCGCTGGTTCGCCTGGTGCGAAACGAACAGGCTTGACCCGCTCATCAGGATCCAGCGGGCCCACATCGATCTCTACATCCGACACCTCGGGCAAGCCGGGCTGATGGCGTCCTCCGTCGTTACCTCGATGCATGCCGTCCGCGGGTACTTCAGGTACGCCCACATCGATGGACTCATCGTGGCCGACCCAGCCGTCGACGCACGCCTGCCGAAGTTGTACCGCGACGAGTCCCGCATTCAAGGCTTGGATCGTCTCGAGCTCATCCGCTTCCTCCAAGTCGCGCAGACGCTCACCGTCCACCACGGGGCGCTCGCGTTTCTCCTCGGCATCAACGCCCTCCGCGCGTCCGAAGCGGCCGCGGTCCGGATCGAGGACTACGTCGAAACGCTCCGCGGACATCGAGTGATCCACCTCGTCGGGAAGGGCGACAAGCCCGCCACCATGCCCATCACCTTTCCGGTGCTGCGTGTTCTCGAGGCATGCCGAGTCGACCGGACCGAGGGCCGGCTCATCCTGCGGCCTGTCTCCGGCAATCCCATCGATCGCCGAGATGTTTACCGTATGGTCGCCCGCATCGCGAAGGCAGCAGCTATCCCACGCCACACCAGCCCGCACTCGCTCCGTCATGCCGCGATCGGCAATGCTTTCGACGCAGGCGTTCCGCTACGTGACGCGCAGATCCTCGCGAGACACTCCGACCCACGCACCACCGAGCACTACGACCGCGCCCGCGGGAATCTTGACCGCCACGGCGTCCACTTCCTCACGGCCTACGTTGCCGGGGTCTAA
- a CDS encoding nuclease-related domain-containing protein, producing MDDTTAPAEKQMRLRYAGTCRICDAALPAKTEAVYERETKTIRCVTHDHDLPEPDLDVDIGEAGSSARREFERRKAGREKRIRDKHPKLGGLILALSDDPPSTTAWDTGAVVEERLGGRLNSLQSEACRVLHDRRIPESRANIDHLAVTTTGVYVIDAKRYSGRPRLRVEGGLLRPRVERLIVGRRDCTKLVDGVLKQVDVVRTVVGDQIPVHGVLCFVDADWPLIGGAFTTRDVQVLWPKRLQSTLTSPGDLDVHAIERVHRELASALPSA from the coding sequence GTGGACGACACGACGGCGCCAGCCGAGAAGCAGATGCGCCTGCGGTATGCCGGCACGTGCAGGATCTGCGACGCCGCGCTGCCTGCGAAGACTGAAGCCGTCTACGAGCGCGAGACCAAGACCATCCGCTGCGTGACCCACGACCACGATCTGCCTGAGCCAGACCTCGACGTTGATATCGGTGAGGCGGGGAGTTCCGCGCGGCGCGAGTTCGAACGCCGCAAGGCGGGGCGAGAGAAACGCATCCGTGACAAGCATCCGAAACTCGGCGGTCTCATCCTGGCCCTCAGCGACGACCCACCATCCACGACGGCGTGGGACACCGGAGCCGTCGTAGAAGAGCGCCTCGGTGGCCGCCTGAACTCGCTGCAGTCCGAGGCGTGCCGGGTCCTTCACGACCGGCGCATCCCCGAGAGTCGAGCGAACATCGACCACCTCGCAGTCACAACCACGGGCGTCTACGTGATCGACGCGAAGCGGTACAGCGGACGCCCACGCCTTCGGGTCGAGGGCGGGCTCCTGCGCCCACGTGTGGAACGGCTCATCGTCGGCCGACGAGACTGCACCAAGCTGGTCGACGGAGTCCTCAAGCAGGTCGACGTCGTCCGCACAGTCGTCGGTGATCAGATCCCCGTGCACGGCGTCCTGTGCTTCGTCGACGCCGACTGGCCGCTGATCGGCGGCGCATTCACCACACGCGACGTCCAAGTCTTGTGGCCCAAACGCCTGCAATCCACCCTCACGTCACCCGGCGACCTCGACGTTCACGCCATAGAACGAGTGCACCGCGAGCTAGCAAGCGCCCTGCCGTCGGCGTGA
- a CDS encoding cupin domain-containing protein: MRVIDLADLPHRPIEAHGSRGFSVGAFGLGADTHLVAVSLAPGGVIGRHPAVGRQLLVVLAGDAEVSGSDGTPQLLAPGQAAVWEPGEHHETRSARGLSAMIVEGDLDIGAPGEQVDPGDV, from the coding sequence GTGCGGGTCATCGACCTCGCGGACCTGCCCCACCGCCCGATCGAGGCCCACGGCAGCCGCGGCTTCTCCGTGGGCGCCTTCGGCCTCGGCGCCGACACCCACCTGGTGGCCGTCAGCCTGGCGCCGGGAGGCGTCATCGGACGCCACCCGGCCGTGGGTCGCCAGCTCCTCGTCGTGCTCGCCGGCGATGCGGAGGTCAGCGGGTCCGACGGCACCCCGCAGCTGCTGGCGCCCGGCCAGGCGGCCGTCTGGGAGCCGGGAGAGCACCACGAGACCCGGTCGGCGCGCGGCCTCTCGGCGATGATCGTCGAGGGTGACCTCGACATCGGGGCACCCGGGGAGCAGGTCGACCCCGGCGACGTCTGA
- a CDS encoding HNH endonuclease signature motif containing protein: protein MSAIPAEDDAGQWRAPGVDAPASAPVTSLAVASLLRRLDGVLDDLHGLSLAGLSDADVTELLDATTTASSRLAAMQCATAAQADDRRLGEPTGARHTHHWWARRSRLTRAEAGRLVRLGRALATETHAPTAAAFAAGDLRVDQARKIVDSVDALPAARVDDEIRAKAETMLLGLARQHDARDLTQLGKRILDTVAPEVGESHEAAALAAEEARAAATADLTVYDDDHGSSHGTFTMPTTAWKMLQRHLLALANPARHTDQQLRDETGALKPLRRRLGEAFVEYVERYPADATPQTAGVSATVVVTMTLEQLLGEQATALLDDGTRISAGQARRLACEAGIIPAVLGAGSVPLDLGRSTRLFTKSQRIALGLRDGGCTARGCETTASGCHAHHDDPWAKGGRTELASGRLLCPHHHRLVHDSRYFVTTHADNTLTFTMRT from the coding sequence GTGAGTGCCATCCCCGCCGAGGACGACGCCGGCCAGTGGCGTGCGCCTGGGGTCGACGCTCCGGCGTCAGCACCAGTGACGTCCTTGGCGGTCGCTTCGCTGCTGCGGCGCCTCGATGGTGTGCTGGACGACCTCCACGGGCTGTCACTGGCCGGACTGTCGGACGCCGACGTCACCGAGCTGCTGGACGCCACCACGACCGCATCCAGCCGTCTCGCTGCGATGCAGTGCGCCACAGCAGCCCAGGCCGACGACCGCCGCCTCGGTGAGCCGACTGGCGCACGGCACACCCATCACTGGTGGGCGCGGCGCAGCCGACTGACCCGGGCCGAGGCCGGCCGGCTGGTGCGCCTCGGGCGCGCCCTCGCGACCGAGACCCACGCACCCACCGCGGCTGCGTTCGCTGCCGGCGACCTCCGGGTCGACCAGGCACGCAAGATCGTGGATTCCGTGGACGCCCTCCCGGCAGCACGGGTCGACGACGAGATCCGCGCCAAGGCCGAGACCATGCTGCTCGGCCTCGCGCGCCAGCACGACGCCCGCGACCTGACCCAGCTCGGGAAGCGGATCCTCGACACGGTGGCCCCTGAAGTGGGGGAGTCCCACGAAGCGGCCGCCCTCGCCGCCGAGGAAGCCCGTGCTGCCGCGACCGCTGACCTCACCGTCTACGACGACGACCACGGCTCCTCCCACGGCACTTTCACCATGCCGACCACGGCGTGGAAGATGCTCCAGCGCCACCTCCTCGCCCTCGCCAACCCCGCCCGCCACACCGACCAGCAGCTCCGCGACGAGACCGGGGCCCTGAAGCCGCTCCGGCGCCGCCTGGGCGAGGCGTTCGTCGAGTACGTCGAGCGATACCCCGCCGACGCCACCCCACAGACCGCCGGGGTGAGTGCCACCGTCGTGGTCACGATGACCCTCGAGCAGCTCCTCGGCGAGCAGGCAACCGCGCTGCTCGACGACGGCACCCGCATCTCCGCCGGCCAAGCGCGCAGGCTCGCCTGCGAGGCCGGGATCATCCCTGCCGTTCTCGGGGCCGGATCAGTGCCCCTCGATCTCGGGCGCAGTACGCGGCTGTTCACCAAGTCCCAGCGCATCGCCCTCGGCCTGCGCGACGGCGGTTGCACCGCCCGCGGCTGCGAGACCACCGCCTCCGGGTGCCACGCACACCACGACGACCCTTGGGCCAAGGGCGGCCGCACCGAACTCGCCTCCGGCCGACTCCTCTGCCCCCACCACCATCGGCTCGTTCACGACTCTCGCTACTTCGTGACGACGCACGCCGACAACACCCTCACCTTCACCATGCGGACGTGA